One region of Glycine max cultivar Williams 82 chromosome 9, Glycine_max_v4.0, whole genome shotgun sequence genomic DNA includes:
- the LOC102662614 gene encoding uncharacterized protein, protein MQNSKRDVYLGGYLNGKQMVVILPKENLVVWFCSLHNRPDNYLKGIINNALKGLDDTPQPKSKAGAKWIVVKCNRQKESTECGYYVMHWMTTIILGCFRNNWEMYFNDVRPLESDTLKAFHIQ, encoded by the exons ATGCAGAATTCAAAACGGGATGTCTACCTGGGAGGCTACCTGAATGGGAAA caaatggtcgtcattttgcctaaggaaaatcttgttgtctggttttgttccttgcataataggccagacaactatctgaaaggaataattaacaa tgctttgaaaggacttgacgatactccacaacctaaatccaaggctggtgctaagtggattgttgttaaa tgtaatagacaaaaagaaagcactgagtgtggctattacgtgatgcactggatgacaactataatcttaggatgtttcaggaataattgggaaatg tattttaatgatgttagaccattggaatcAGACACATTAAAGGCGTTTCACATCCAGTGA